The window CCACCTCTATACAATGAATAAGGTGGACACTACACAAAAGATAATGGATGCAATAGCAAATCTGAGAATTGCTTTATAGGGGGACAGTAAGATGTGTTGTATCGCTGGAGCTCCCTCCCTTTCGGGCAGAGAGAGAGCCGAAAAAGAGGGAATTAGATTTAAAGAAAATAAAGGGGAATTAAAAATTGGTATTATCAACCTCATGCCTTTTAAGGAGGAGGTTGAGTACCAATTTTATGCTGTACTGGGAAGATTTGATATAAGTGTGGAAGTGGAGTTTTTGTATCCGGAAAATCATGTTTTCAAAAATACAGACGGCTCCTATATAAAGGATAACTATTATCCCCTAGGCGAACTAAATAACAGAAACTATGACGCCATCATAATGACTGGGGCTCCTGTAGAGCTCTTGGACTTTCAAAAGGTTAATTACTGGGATGAAATAAAAAATCTCATAAAATCTAATAAACTTCCGGCACTTTATATATGTTGGGGAGCTCAGGCAGCTTTATATGTTAAATACGGGATAGAAAAATTTACATTAAATGAAAAACTTTTGGGTATATTCAGGCACAGGACAAATAAAAACCCCTTTGTATCTGGTGAATTTTGGGCTCCTCACTCTAGGAATACCCAAAACAGCAGTAAAGACATAAAAAATGCCGGTCTGAGAATACTTGCAGAATCTGATGAAGCTGGGGTTTATATGGCATCTGATCGTGATTACAGAGAGTTTTATATTAGTGGGCATGGGGAGTATCAGAGGGAAAGGCTGAAATATGAGTACAGCAGAGATCAAAATTTATTTCCTAAAAATTATTTTCCAGAAGACGATCCTAAAAAAGAGCCGCCTATGAAGTGGGACAGTCACAGGAAAGAATTTTACTATAAATGGCTGAGTCACATAAGAGAAAAAAAGTTTAGTAATATCTCGGATAAGAGGTAAAATAGATAAAAGAATTTATATAAATTTAAACTCAAAAATTTTAATGTCTGTAAAAAATAACTTAGCATTTTTATAAATGTACAGAGAAAAAACGGGGGGGGGTAAATATGTCCATTACAGTAGAGAAATACGGTGGAACATCTGTAAAAGACTCTGCACGGCTAAAAGAGATAGCAGCTAGAATTGCAGAGAGAAAAAAAGAAAACGAGGATATTGTCGTAATAGTATCTGCTCCTAGCGGAATGACTGACAGTCTTATCAAAAGAGCAAAAGAGATTTCGGAAGTTCCCAAGGGAAGGGAATTTGACGTACTTCTTTCAACGGGAGAACAGGTATCTATAGCTCTCCTTGCAATGGCTCTTAAGGAAGTAGGGGTAAAGGCAATCTCCTATACGGCTTCACAGCTTGGTATAGTAACCTGTGGAAATCATAATGAAGCTAGAATACAGTCTGTAAATACTGATCTAATAAGAGAAAAAATAGCTGAGGGCTATGTAATTATTGTACCTGGATTTCAGGGTGTGTGTGAAGATGGAAATATAACCACTCTTGGAAGAGGCGGTTCTGATACCTCGGCAGTGGCTATTGCAGCTGCTTTGGGATGTAAGTCAGTGGACATCTATACTGATGTAAACGGTATATACAGTGCAAATCCTCAGATAATACCGGGGGCAATAAAACACAAAGAGGTATCCTTTAGCGAAATGATCGAGCTAGCTGGTTCTGGAGCAAAGGTTCTCCATACGCGAAGTGTGGAGCTTGGGGCAAAATACGGAATAGAAATTCATCTGAGATCTGCTTTTGACTGGCAGGAAGGAACTTTTGTAAGGAGTGATGAGAAAGTGGAAAGTGCTGTAATTAGAGGAATTAGCGGATTTGGTAATCTTGTAAGAATAAGTTATAAAAGCGACAAACTACGTCTTTCGGAAACTGTTAATACTATTTCTAAAAAAGGTATAAATATAGATCTTATAACTCATACAATGGAAACAAATGGCGGAGATGAGATAACCTGCATAGTAAAAGAGGATTATTTTGAAGAAGCAGTGGAAGCTTTGAATACAATATCTTCACCAGAAGATGAAATTCTAGTGGAAAAAGGATTGGCTAAGGTTTCTGTAATCGGTCTAGGGGTAAGATCAAAGGGGATCGCAGCTTCTGTATTTGAAATCTTAGAAAAAGAGGGAATTGAGATACATGCAGTGTCATGTTCTGAGATCAATATTTCATGCATCATCACAGAGGAGGACTTGAACAAGGCTCAAAATGCCCTGCACAAGAAGCTTATAGAGGAGGAATAAAATGAGAGAATTACTAAAAGAAAAAATACTTATACTGGATGGAGCTATGGGTACGGCTATTCAGAATTATTCTCTTGAAGAATCTGACTTTAGAGGAGAACTCTTTTCTCATATTA is drawn from Ilyobacter polytropus DSM 2926 and contains these coding sequences:
- a CDS encoding homoserine O-acetyltransferase; translated protein: MCCIAGAPSLSGRERAEKEGIRFKENKGELKIGIINLMPFKEEVEYQFYAVLGRFDISVEVEFLYPENHVFKNTDGSYIKDNYYPLGELNNRNYDAIIMTGAPVELLDFQKVNYWDEIKNLIKSNKLPALYICWGAQAALYVKYGIEKFTLNEKLLGIFRHRTNKNPFVSGEFWAPHSRNTQNSSKDIKNAGLRILAESDEAGVYMASDRDYREFYISGHGEYQRERLKYEYSRDQNLFPKNYFPEDDPKKEPPMKWDSHRKEFYYKWLSHIREKKFSNISDKR
- a CDS encoding aspartate kinase; the protein is MSITVEKYGGTSVKDSARLKEIAARIAERKKENEDIVVIVSAPSGMTDSLIKRAKEISEVPKGREFDVLLSTGEQVSIALLAMALKEVGVKAISYTASQLGIVTCGNHNEARIQSVNTDLIREKIAEGYVIIVPGFQGVCEDGNITTLGRGGSDTSAVAIAAALGCKSVDIYTDVNGIYSANPQIIPGAIKHKEVSFSEMIELAGSGAKVLHTRSVELGAKYGIEIHLRSAFDWQEGTFVRSDEKVESAVIRGISGFGNLVRISYKSDKLRLSETVNTISKKGINIDLITHTMETNGGDEITCIVKEDYFEEAVEALNTISSPEDEILVEKGLAKVSVIGLGVRSKGIAASVFEILEKEGIEIHAVSCSEINISCIITEEDLNKAQNALHKKLIEEE